Proteins co-encoded in one Sporosarcina sp. FSL K6-1522 genomic window:
- a CDS encoding ATP-binding protein, with protein MTGGLYSRLIIACAILLSVLLTGLGIVLGQFFPLFSNESGLDLQRKYWLFLIVTLVLAFVLAFFIATRMMLQYARPIDQVTKTAVQIARGDYLARTQTDEFEFDNELAVAIDKIGNNLQEMSMLRTMEKERLKTLIESMGSGLLMFGREGSVNLLNGVFEKTFGFSKSEVIGKTFKSIGLPTDIENLIEEVFMTEQVHEKQVRVDVGGVSSYMSVYGAPVIGHHGNWLGIIVVLHDITKLVQLEEVRKDFVANVSHELRTPVTSIKGFTETLLDGAMEDPVILKEFLGIIQKESDRLHYLIDDLLALSGMERDGFSLQFTAVNLNAVIEDAIRGVSGKLERKSMDVLVTIPDDFILEADADRLIQVMVNLLSNAINYSKEQTKITVTVKKRQDDAVIEVRDEGIGIAQSELPRLFERFYRVDRARSRESGGTGLGLAIVKHLVEAHGGTVDVKSVMGQGTAFQIRIPMQQVEKQSV; from the coding sequence ATGACGGGTGGCTTGTATTCAAGGCTCATTATTGCTTGTGCAATCCTTTTATCGGTTCTTTTGACTGGTCTTGGTATCGTCCTAGGCCAGTTTTTCCCATTGTTTTCGAATGAGAGTGGCCTTGATTTGCAACGGAAATATTGGCTGTTCTTAATCGTTACATTAGTACTTGCATTTGTACTCGCATTTTTTATTGCGACAAGAATGATGTTGCAATATGCTCGACCGATTGATCAAGTAACAAAGACGGCTGTTCAAATTGCACGTGGAGATTATTTAGCGAGAACACAGACTGATGAATTTGAGTTTGACAATGAGTTGGCTGTTGCTATTGATAAAATAGGGAATAATTTACAGGAAATGTCGATGCTACGAACGATGGAAAAGGAAAGGCTGAAAACTTTAATTGAAAGTATGGGTAGCGGGTTGCTCATGTTTGGGCGTGAAGGATCTGTTAATTTATTAAATGGCGTATTTGAAAAAACATTTGGTTTTTCAAAGAGCGAGGTGATTGGCAAAACCTTTAAAAGTATTGGATTGCCTACAGATATTGAAAACCTAATCGAAGAAGTGTTTATGACGGAACAAGTGCATGAAAAGCAAGTTCGAGTGGATGTAGGAGGGGTTAGTTCTTATATGAGTGTCTATGGTGCGCCTGTTATTGGCCATCATGGGAATTGGCTTGGTATTATTGTTGTCCTACATGATATTACGAAACTGGTGCAGCTTGAAGAGGTTAGAAAAGATTTTGTCGCCAATGTATCCCATGAATTACGCACGCCTGTGACGTCTATTAAAGGTTTTACAGAGACATTATTGGATGGTGCGATGGAAGACCCTGTTATTTTAAAAGAATTTCTTGGCATTATTCAAAAGGAAAGTGATAGGCTGCATTACCTAATTGATGATTTGCTGGCATTGTCGGGGATGGAAAGAGACGGTTTTTCTTTACAGTTTACGGCTGTGAACTTGAATGCAGTTATTGAAGACGCGATTAGAGGGGTGTCGGGTAAATTAGAACGGAAGAGCATGGATGTTCTTGTCACGATACCAGATGATTTTATACTAGAGGCAGATGCAGATCGACTGATTCAAGTGATGGTGAATTTATTATCGAATGCGATTAATTATTCAAAAGAGCAGACGAAAATCACGGTTACTGTGAAGAAGAGGCAGGACGATGCGGTGATTGAAGTGAGAGATGAGGGAATTGGTATTGCTCAATCAGAACTGCCGCGCCTATTTGAACGGTTTTACCGTGTGGATCGTGCGAGAAGTCGTGAGTCGGGTGGGACTGGCCTTGGTCTTGCGATTGTAAAGCATTTGGTTGAAGCGCATGGCGGTACAGTCGATGTGAAAAGTGTAATGGGGCAGGGGACGGCATTTCAAATTCGGATCCCAATGCAACAAGTAGAAAAACAATCCGTGTGA
- a CDS encoding FxsA family protein — MKWLILAFVAVPTAELALLIYSGKTLGLFPTIALILITGFGGAYLAKRQGMKAWHDLRNRMATMETPGNALIDSVCIFFGGILLLMPGFITDVCGLLLLFKGPRNVIRPFIQKWIYNKMKNGRIVMM; from the coding sequence ATGAAATGGCTAATACTTGCATTTGTTGCTGTTCCGACTGCGGAGCTGGCTTTGCTAATCTATTCAGGAAAAACGTTAGGCCTATTCCCGACGATTGCTCTAATCCTCATTACGGGATTTGGTGGTGCCTATCTCGCAAAGCGACAAGGGATGAAAGCGTGGCATGATTTACGCAACCGAATGGCGACGATGGAAACACCAGGGAATGCGTTGATCGATAGTGTGTGTATTTTTTTCGGGGGGATTTTATTGCTCATGCCAGGTTTCATCACCGATGTTTGTGGTTTGCTTCTCCTTTTTAAAGGGCCAAGAAACGTAATTCGACCATTTATTCAAAAATGGATCTATAACAAAATGAAGAATGGACGAATTGTCATGATGTAA
- a CDS encoding response regulator transcription factor — MAKKILIVDDEQPIRMLLDYNLKQSAYETILAADGEEAVLKTETDKPDLILLDLMLPKMDGIDVCKTLRQRGINIPIIMLTAKGDELDKVLGLEIGADDYMTKPFSPREVVARVKAVLRRSGDRAEQPVEGDVLQSGLLTVHPEQYVAYLDKTQLECTPKEFELLVYFMQNRNRVLSRDQLLSAVWNYDFAGDTRIVDVHVSHLREKIEENTKKPLFIKTVRGIGYKFEEQKA, encoded by the coding sequence ATTGCTAAGAAAATATTAATCGTCGATGATGAACAGCCGATTCGGATGTTACTAGACTATAATTTGAAACAGTCCGCTTATGAAACCATTTTAGCTGCCGATGGAGAAGAAGCGGTTTTGAAAACAGAAACAGATAAGCCTGATTTAATTTTACTTGACCTAATGCTACCAAAAATGGATGGCATCGATGTGTGTAAGACGTTAAGGCAGCGAGGCATTAATATTCCTATCATTATGCTGACAGCGAAGGGGGACGAGCTGGACAAGGTGCTCGGTCTAGAAATTGGGGCCGATGATTATATGACAAAGCCATTCAGCCCCAGAGAAGTAGTTGCGCGTGTGAAGGCCGTGTTAAGGCGTAGTGGGGATAGAGCAGAGCAACCTGTTGAGGGAGATGTACTCCAATCAGGCCTGTTAACTGTGCATCCTGAACAATATGTAGCTTATCTTGATAAGACGCAGCTAGAGTGCACACCGAAAGAATTTGAATTACTCGTGTATTTTATGCAAAATCGAAACCGTGTATTGTCGCGAGATCAACTATTAAGCGCTGTTTGGAATTATGATTTTGCGGGAGATACACGAATCGTGGATGTGCATGTAAGTCATTTGCGAGAGAAAATTGAAGAAAATACAAAGAAGCCTCTTTTTATTAAGACAGTGAGAGGTATCGGTTATAAATTTGAGGAGCAAAAAGCATGA
- the icd gene encoding NADP-dependent isocitrate dehydrogenase, with product MANDGKITVVDGVLNVPNHATIPFIIGDGTGPDIWHAASRVLEAAVEKAYAGEKKLVWKEVLAGEKAFNETGEWLPQETLDIIEEYLIAIKGPLTTPIGGGFRSLNVALRQELDLYTCLRPVRYFEGVPSPVKRPEDCDMVIFRENTEDIYAGIEYKEGTPEAKKVIDFLQNEMGVKNIRFPETSGIGIKPISEEGTKRLVRAALNYIIKEGRKSLTLVHKGNIMKFTEGAFKQWGYEVAEQEFGDKVFTWNQYDAIKDAEGTEAANKAQADAEAAGKIIVKDAIADIFLQQILTRPKEFDVVATMNLNGDYISDALAAQVGGIGIAPGANINYVTGHAIFEATHGTAPKYAGLDKVNPSSVLLSGVLMLEHLGWNEAADMITASIEKTIASKVVTYDFARLMDGATEVKSSEFADELIKNL from the coding sequence ATGGCTAACGATGGAAAAATTACAGTAGTTGATGGTGTTTTAAACGTTCCAAATCATGCAACAATCCCTTTTATTATTGGTGACGGTACAGGTCCAGATATTTGGCACGCAGCATCACGTGTCCTTGAAGCGGCTGTAGAAAAAGCATACGCTGGCGAGAAGAAACTTGTTTGGAAAGAAGTACTTGCTGGAGAGAAAGCATTCAACGAAACAGGCGAATGGCTACCACAAGAAACGCTTGACATCATTGAAGAATATTTAATCGCAATCAAAGGTCCACTTACAACTCCAATCGGTGGCGGTTTCCGTTCATTGAACGTTGCACTTCGCCAAGAGTTAGATCTTTACACTTGCCTACGTCCAGTCCGTTACTTTGAAGGGGTTCCATCTCCTGTAAAACGTCCTGAAGACTGTGACATGGTTATTTTCCGTGAAAATACAGAAGATATCTACGCTGGTATTGAATACAAAGAAGGTACGCCAGAAGCGAAGAAAGTAATCGACTTCCTTCAAAACGAAATGGGCGTTAAAAACATCCGTTTCCCTGAAACTTCTGGAATTGGTATCAAACCAATTTCTGAAGAAGGTACAAAACGTCTAGTACGTGCTGCGCTTAACTACATCATTAAAGAAGGCCGCAAGTCATTGACACTTGTACACAAAGGAAACATCATGAAATTTACTGAAGGTGCATTCAAACAATGGGGCTATGAAGTGGCTGAACAAGAATTCGGCGATAAAGTCTTCACATGGAACCAATACGATGCAATTAAAGACGCTGAAGGAACAGAAGCTGCTAACAAAGCACAAGCTGACGCTGAAGCAGCTGGCAAAATCATCGTTAAAGATGCAATTGCTGATATCTTCCTACAACAAATCTTGACACGTCCAAAAGAGTTCGACGTTGTTGCAACAATGAACTTGAACGGAGACTATATCTCTGATGCACTTGCTGCACAAGTTGGTGGAATCGGTATCGCACCAGGTGCGAACATCAACTACGTAACAGGACATGCAATCTTCGAAGCAACACACGGTACGGCTCCGAAATATGCGGGTCTTGATAAAGTGAACCCATCTTCAGTTCTTCTTTCAGGCGTTCTTATGCTTGAACACCTTGGATGGAACGAAGCGGCTGACATGATCACTGCTTCAATCGAAAAAACAATCGCTTCTAAAGTTGTTACTTACGACTTCGCTCGTCTAATGGATGGCGCAACAGAAGTGAAATCATCTGAGTTTGCAGATGAATTGATTAAAAACTTGTAA
- the citZ gene encoding citrate synthase: protein MTTTKGLEGVVATQSAISSIIDDTLTYVGYDIDDLAENASFEEVIYLLWHQRLPKEDELAELKKQLADNMAVPQEVLNHFKTYPIGEVHPMAALRTAVSLLGLYDDKAEDMSNEANYDKAIQLQAKIATIVTAFARIRKGLEPVAPKAGLGYAENFLYMLSGKEPEAIAIEAFDKALVLHADHELNASTFTARVCVATLSDIYSGVTAAIGALKGPLHGGANEQVMKMLMEIGSEDNVESYIREKLANKEKIMGFGHRVYRKGDPRAKHLRAMSKKLTALRGEEKFYNMSNQIEAIVTGEKNLPPNVDFYSASVYHSLDIDHDLFTPIFAVSRVSGWIAHILEQYENNRLIRPRAEYTGPGMQKYVPINER from the coding sequence ATGACAACAACCAAAGGGTTGGAGGGCGTTGTAGCGACACAGTCAGCAATCAGTTCAATCATTGATGACACACTTACATATGTCGGCTATGATATTGACGATCTTGCAGAAAATGCCAGCTTTGAAGAAGTGATTTATCTTTTATGGCATCAACGTCTGCCGAAAGAGGACGAGCTTGCAGAGCTGAAAAAACAGCTTGCTGATAATATGGCTGTTCCTCAAGAAGTATTGAACCACTTTAAAACGTATCCAATTGGGGAAGTACATCCGATGGCTGCACTTCGTACTGCAGTATCTCTTCTCGGATTATACGATGATAAAGCGGAAGATATGTCCAACGAAGCAAACTATGACAAAGCAATTCAGCTTCAAGCGAAAATTGCGACAATCGTAACTGCGTTCGCACGTATTCGTAAAGGACTTGAGCCGGTTGCACCAAAAGCTGGTCTTGGCTATGCTGAGAACTTCCTTTACATGTTGTCAGGTAAAGAGCCGGAAGCGATTGCAATTGAAGCATTCGACAAAGCGCTTGTACTTCATGCTGACCACGAGCTAAATGCATCGACGTTCACTGCGCGTGTTTGTGTAGCAACGCTTTCTGATATTTATTCAGGCGTTACAGCTGCTATTGGTGCCCTCAAAGGTCCATTACATGGTGGCGCAAACGAGCAAGTAATGAAAATGCTGATGGAAATTGGTTCTGAAGACAACGTAGAATCATACATCAGAGAAAAATTAGCAAACAAAGAAAAAATCATGGGCTTTGGACACCGTGTCTACCGTAAAGGTGACCCACGTGCGAAGCATTTACGAGCAATGTCTAAGAAATTGACAGCACTTCGTGGTGAAGAGAAGTTCTACAACATGTCTAACCAAATCGAAGCAATCGTTACTGGCGAAAAGAACTTGCCACCAAACGTTGATTTCTATTCAGCATCTGTTTATCACTCATTAGATATTGATCATGATTTGTTCACGCCAATCTTCGCGGTTTCACGTGTATCTGGTTGGATTGCACATATTCTTGAGCAATATGAAAATAACCGTCTGATTCGTCCACGTGCAGAGTATACTGGACCAGGCATGCAAAAATACGTACCAATTAACGAGCGCTAA
- the hflK gene encoding FtsH protease activity modulator HflK yields the protein MGTRRILMTVGMSIAGLILLIIAFTTWYTVDESEQAVVITFGKADTTVTDSGLHFKLPWPVQQVELLSKETFSLQFGYKQDKSGELVSYDKETKMITGDEYIVLTDLIVQWKITEPQKYLFNAVDPQKILHDATSASIRSVIGSSTIDAALTDGKAEIEAQTRELLATLVEKYDIGLSIQGVKLQDVELPNAEVRAAFTAVTDARETKSTKENEALKYVNQKKHEAEGERDAIKSRALGQKTERIEQAHGDVALFNNLYTEYAKNKAITRQRLVLETLEQVLPKAKIYIMNDQGETVKYLPLQQLENQLPPATEAKKEGGGNE from the coding sequence ATGGGTACACGTCGGATTTTAATGACGGTTGGCATGTCGATAGCGGGACTCATACTACTTATTATTGCTTTTACAACTTGGTATACAGTAGATGAATCAGAACAGGCTGTTGTCATCACTTTCGGGAAAGCGGATACGACTGTAACGGATTCGGGGCTACATTTCAAACTTCCTTGGCCTGTTCAGCAAGTAGAACTACTGTCGAAAGAGACATTTAGTCTCCAATTTGGCTATAAGCAGGATAAAAGCGGTGAGCTTGTTTCCTATGATAAAGAAACAAAAATGATTACGGGGGATGAATACATCGTCCTGACAGATTTAATTGTTCAATGGAAAATTACTGAACCTCAGAAGTATTTGTTTAATGCAGTTGATCCGCAAAAAATTCTGCATGACGCAACATCAGCATCGATACGTTCGGTTATCGGTAGTTCGACGATTGATGCCGCATTAACGGATGGTAAAGCTGAAATTGAAGCGCAAACGCGTGAATTGCTAGCAACATTAGTAGAAAAATATGACATAGGACTCTCCATTCAAGGCGTTAAATTGCAAGACGTGGAGTTACCGAATGCAGAGGTTCGTGCCGCATTTACTGCCGTAACAGATGCGCGTGAGACGAAGAGTACGAAAGAAAACGAAGCATTGAAATATGTGAACCAAAAGAAACACGAAGCCGAGGGTGAGCGAGATGCCATTAAATCACGTGCACTTGGACAGAAAACCGAACGTATAGAACAAGCGCATGGGGACGTTGCACTTTTTAATAATCTATACACCGAATATGCGAAAAATAAGGCGATTACTCGACAACGACTGGTCCTCGAAACGCTGGAACAAGTATTACCGAAAGCCAAAATTTATATTATGAACGACCAAGGCGAAACGGTGAAATACTTACCGTTACAGCAATTGGAAAATCAATTGCCGCCAGCAACAGAGGCGAAAAAAGAAGGGGGCGGAAACGAATGA
- a CDS encoding AI-2E family transporter: MTEKPLKQQAFQNFVTKWLPTVLAGIFLILVPPIGIAIIIAYFTAPLVTSIRSMTKLPLTLVTLLVMALILFLIGTFTFVALHGLIDTLPIVERHITPYTQNTDIAGKLLIFLEEKIIEYGQAALEYAVTLVSTLFQQLFSLFLFLIAYFFALRESGKNRFWFLVYFPTHLRRPAKRMFEKAGQLIGTFVSVEARLFSLTFLIITSGLFFLRFESPVGNAFLISLADSLPFLGIGLFIFPMAAFFLYTGKLFVGVSLILLYLFTMMTRQMAESYMWASTFHLKPVHAFVVTACSVYLFGLPGILLTPFLLFAALKVKQHPLFTS; this comes from the coding sequence ATGACAGAAAAACCCTTGAAACAACAGGCTTTTCAAAATTTTGTAACGAAATGGCTACCGACTGTTTTAGCAGGGATTTTCCTCATTTTAGTTCCTCCTATCGGTATCGCCATCATTATTGCCTATTTTACAGCTCCGCTTGTCACATCTATTCGCTCTATGACCAAGCTCCCTTTGACACTCGTCACACTTCTTGTCATGGCACTTATTTTATTTCTTATCGGTACATTTACTTTCGTTGCATTACACGGACTCATTGACACACTGCCAATTGTCGAGCGCCATATTACTCCTTACACCCAAAACACAGATATCGCAGGCAAGCTGCTCATATTTTTAGAAGAAAAAATCATCGAGTACGGACAGGCCGCACTCGAATATGCAGTTACGTTGGTTAGCACCTTGTTTCAACAACTGTTCAGCTTGTTCTTATTCTTAATTGCTTACTTTTTCGCATTGCGAGAATCTGGCAAAAATCGCTTTTGGTTTCTCGTCTATTTCCCTACCCATTTACGCAGACCTGCAAAAAGGATGTTTGAAAAGGCCGGTCAACTAATCGGGACATTTGTCTCTGTAGAAGCTCGCTTATTTTCCCTAACCTTTCTAATTATCACCAGCGGACTCTTTTTTCTTCGTTTCGAGTCACCCGTTGGCAATGCTTTTCTCATTTCACTCGCTGATAGTTTGCCATTTCTCGGAATAGGTCTTTTCATCTTCCCGATGGCTGCTTTTTTTCTCTATACAGGCAAATTATTCGTTGGCGTGTCGCTCATTTTACTATATCTATTCACTATGATGACTAGGCAAATGGCAGAGTCCTATATGTGGGCATCGACTTTTCATCTAAAGCCCGTTCATGCATTTGTCGTCACCGCATGTTCTGTTTACTTATTTGGGTTGCCTGGTATTTTACTGACACCATTTCTCCTGTTTGCTGCTTTAAAAGTAAAACAGCATCCGCTCTTTACATCATGA
- a CDS encoding MaoC/PaaZ C-terminal domain-containing protein codes for MILGKQRRLGRKVEDMTVGEKLKLTEKIEDKDLLLYLGLTNDGNPLYIQHDYASQTVYENPIVPTIMLTGIVTSAVSKYLPGPGSHIVEQHLSFPKPVYHYSTIDFLFEITDVHKEENHIVIRVEARNVEEELVIVGTVTAIPPKLEEHLTSQPTKNS; via the coding sequence TTGATATTGGGGAAACAAAGACGTCTCGGCAGGAAAGTGGAAGACATGACTGTTGGAGAGAAACTAAAGTTGACGGAGAAAATTGAGGATAAAGATCTGTTATTATATCTAGGTTTGACGAATGATGGCAATCCATTGTATATCCAACATGATTACGCTTCTCAGACTGTATATGAAAACCCGATTGTCCCAACGATTATGCTAACGGGAATTGTGACATCTGCCGTATCAAAATATTTACCTGGACCTGGTTCGCATATCGTAGAGCAGCATTTATCCTTTCCAAAACCGGTATACCACTATTCAACCATTGATTTTCTTTTTGAAATTACAGATGTTCATAAAGAAGAAAATCATATTGTTATTCGGGTAGAAGCGCGAAATGTTGAAGAAGAACTTGTGATTGTCGGAACTGTGACAGCGATCCCTCCGAAACTGGAAGAGCATCTTACGTCACAACCAACGAAAAATTCTTGA
- the pyk gene encoding pyruvate kinase: MRKTKIVCTIGPASESPEILAQLIDAGMNVARLNFSHGNHEEHKVRIDTIRKVAHEKGKVVGILLDTKGPEIRTHSMRNGEVELVAGQNIDISMQEVEGNEEVFSVTYDKLIEDVEVGASILLDDGLIQLEVIGKDVENGRIHTLVVNSGTLKNKKGVNVPGVSVQLPGITEKDTEDILFGIQESVDFIAASFVRRASDVLEIRELLEKNDGAHLQIIPKIENQEGVDNIDEIINLSDGLMVARGDLGVEIPAEEVPLVQKELIKKCNQAGKPVITATQMLDSMQRNPRPTRAEASDVANAIMDGSDAIMLSGETAAGLYPVESVQTMDRIAITTEDAIDYRSVVSTRRREKHGNMTDAIGQAAAYTAINLKVKAVLAPTESGQTARMIAKYRPGCAVIAVTSSENCSRKLTLVWGVYPIVGEKVTSIDEILQESVEESVKHQYVSHGDVVIITAGVPVGEAGTTNLMKIHVIGDLLARGQGIGKTVAYGRVVVAKNAEEALAYDTEGAILVTTGADREMMPAIEKCAGLITEEGGLTSHGAIVGLSLGIPVIVGVENATKLIRHDNEVTMDAESGVIYNGHASVL; the protein is encoded by the coding sequence ATGAGAAAGACGAAAATAGTCTGTACGATTGGTCCGGCAAGTGAATCACCAGAAATATTGGCGCAACTAATTGATGCAGGAATGAACGTTGCACGGTTGAATTTTTCACATGGTAATCATGAAGAACACAAGGTGCGCATCGACACCATCCGTAAAGTAGCACATGAAAAAGGAAAAGTGGTCGGTATTCTACTGGATACGAAAGGCCCTGAAATTCGGACACATTCGATGAGAAATGGTGAAGTAGAACTTGTGGCGGGACAAAACATTGATATTTCGATGCAGGAAGTAGAAGGAAACGAAGAGGTCTTTTCTGTTACATATGACAAACTGATTGAAGATGTTGAAGTCGGGGCGTCTATTCTATTGGATGATGGGCTTATTCAGTTGGAAGTGATAGGCAAAGATGTAGAGAACGGAAGAATCCATACACTCGTTGTGAATTCAGGGACATTGAAAAACAAAAAAGGTGTCAACGTTCCGGGCGTATCCGTTCAATTGCCAGGGATTACAGAAAAAGATACAGAAGATATTTTATTTGGGATACAAGAAAGCGTCGATTTCATCGCAGCATCATTTGTTAGACGTGCTTCGGATGTATTAGAAATCCGAGAACTGTTGGAGAAAAATGACGGTGCACATTTGCAAATTATCCCTAAAATTGAAAACCAAGAAGGCGTCGATAACATCGATGAAATCATTAACTTATCAGACGGTCTAATGGTTGCACGCGGGGATCTAGGGGTAGAAATACCAGCAGAAGAAGTACCACTTGTACAGAAAGAGCTTATTAAAAAATGTAACCAAGCTGGAAAGCCGGTCATTACAGCTACACAAATGCTCGATTCCATGCAGCGCAATCCACGCCCTACACGTGCTGAAGCAAGTGACGTAGCAAATGCGATTATGGATGGATCTGATGCCATTATGCTATCTGGGGAAACAGCTGCTGGATTGTACCCAGTAGAGTCTGTTCAGACAATGGATCGAATTGCGATTACAACTGAGGATGCAATTGATTACCGTTCGGTCGTATCCACACGTCGTCGTGAAAAGCATGGCAACATGACCGATGCGATTGGACAAGCGGCTGCGTATACGGCCATTAACTTGAAAGTAAAGGCTGTCCTTGCGCCTACTGAGAGTGGTCAAACAGCTAGAATGATTGCGAAATACCGTCCAGGTTGTGCAGTTATCGCCGTAACATCTTCCGAAAATTGTTCAAGGAAATTGACACTTGTTTGGGGGGTCTATCCAATTGTCGGGGAAAAAGTGACGTCGATTGATGAAATCCTACAAGAGTCTGTTGAGGAAAGTGTGAAGCATCAATACGTCAGCCACGGAGATGTCGTGATTATTACCGCAGGTGTTCCAGTCGGTGAGGCTGGGACAACGAATCTGATGAAAATCCATGTCATCGGCGATTTACTGGCGCGTGGACAAGGAATCGGTAAAACGGTCGCATATGGACGTGTTGTTGTAGCGAAAAATGCAGAAGAGGCATTGGCCTACGATACAGAAGGGGCAATCCTTGTGACGACGGGGGCGGATCGTGAAATGATGCCTGCGATTGAAAAATGTGCAGGGCTGATTACAGAAGAAGGTGGACTGACAAGCCATGGTGCAATTGTCGGCCTTAGTCTAGGAATCCCAGTCATTGTTGGAGTTGAAAATGCAACTAAATTGATCCGACATGATAATGAAGTGACAATGGACGCAGAGTCTGGCGTTATTTATAATGGACATGCGAGTGTTTTGTGA
- the mdh gene encoding malate dehydrogenase, with protein sequence MTMKRKKVSVIGSGFTGATTAFLLAQKELCDVVLVDIPQMENPTKGKALDMLEAAPVQGFDANIIGTSDYTDTTDSDIVIITAGIARKPGMSRDDLVQTNQKVMKIVTGEIVKHSPNATIIVLTNPVDAMTYTVYKESGFPKERVIGQSGVLDTARFRTFVAQELNLSVKDVTGFVLGGHGDDMVPLVRYSYAGGIPLETLISTERLAEIVERTRKGGAEIVNLLGNGSAYYAPAASLVEMAEAILKDQKRVLPSIAYLEGEYGFDGIYIGVPTVLGADGIEKIIELELTEAEKAAFAKSAESVKAVMDILV encoded by the coding sequence ATGACAATGAAACGTAAGAAAGTCTCAGTTATCGGTTCTGGTTTTACAGGTGCAACGACAGCATTTTTGTTAGCGCAAAAAGAACTTTGTGATGTAGTTCTTGTCGACATTCCACAAATGGAAAACCCGACAAAAGGGAAAGCGTTAGATATGCTAGAGGCTGCCCCTGTACAAGGTTTCGATGCGAACATTATTGGAACTTCAGATTATACAGATACAACAGACTCAGATATCGTTATCATTACAGCTGGTATTGCACGTAAACCAGGCATGAGCCGCGATGACCTTGTTCAAACGAACCAAAAAGTCATGAAGATTGTAACAGGCGAAATCGTGAAACATTCTCCAAACGCAACGATTATTGTATTAACAAATCCTGTTGATGCAATGACATATACCGTGTACAAAGAATCAGGATTTCCGAAAGAACGTGTAATCGGGCAGTCAGGTGTTCTTGACACTGCGCGTTTCCGCACGTTCGTCGCACAAGAATTGAACCTATCTGTTAAAGATGTGACAGGTTTTGTGCTTGGTGGACACGGTGATGACATGGTTCCGCTTGTACGCTATTCATACGCAGGTGGTATTCCACTTGAAACATTAATTTCTACAGAACGTCTGGCGGAAATTGTTGAGCGTACGCGTAAAGGTGGCGCAGAAATCGTTAACCTACTTGGGAATGGTTCTGCATACTATGCACCTGCTGCATCGCTCGTTGAGATGGCTGAAGCCATCTTGAAAGACCAAAAACGTGTATTACCATCAATCGCTTACCTTGAAGGTGAGTATGGTTTTGATGGCATTTATATCGGCGTGCCGACAGTTCTTGGTGCAGACGGCATTGAAAAAATCATTGAGCTTGAATTGACAGAAGCTGAAAAAGCAGCATTCGCAAAATCTGCTGAATCTGTTAAAGCAGTGATGGATATTCTTGTATAA